The following proteins are co-located in the Myroides profundi genome:
- the yidD gene encoding membrane protein insertion efficiency factor YidD, whose translation MLKKILIFPFVILVRFYQLAISPFFPPACRYSPTCSQYTLEALKKHGLFKGGWLAIKRIASCGPWGGKGYDPVP comes from the coding sequence ATGCTAAAGAAAATATTAATATTCCCATTTGTAATATTAGTCCGTTTTTATCAGCTGGCTATTTCACCATTCTTCCCTCCTGCTTGTCGATACAGCCCTACTTGCTCACAATACACCTTAGAAGCACTAAAAAAACATGGACTTTTTAAAGGTGGTTGGTTAGCTATAAAGCGAATCGCTAGTTGTGGACCATGGGGAGGTAAAGGATATGATCCCGTGCCTTAA
- a CDS encoding T9SS type A sorting domain-containing protein, which translates to MPYTLSATLSITQKEEELPSLDKVLFEHKTETYTGEVISIEATNLPNNVKVFYDKNQYTDAGVYQVIASFYFKDILLGTKSATLTIEKARITRVKFSKKEVTYNGKEHELLLEGELPLGVTVTYKNNRATNAGTYKASVKLEGDNYITSTRSNELIILPADITKLVELKSKSFIYDGKPKSLAVTGEVPQELTLTYTNNTHTAIGNHTVTATLSGSSNYTPIPYTLSATLSITKKQEELPSLDKVIFEHKTETYTGDIISIDATNLPNNVRVTYDKNQYTDAGVYQVIASFYFKEILLGTKSATLTIEKARITGVKFSKKEVTYDGEEHELLLEGELPLGVTAVYKNNRATNAGTYKASVKLEGDNYITSTRSNELIILPADITKLVELKSESFIYDGKPKSLAVTGEVPQELTLNYTNNTHTAIGNHKVTATLSGSTNYTPMPYTISATLSITEEQEELPSLDKVIFKDIIAIYSGQPYKIIATNLPKDVTVKYSDNSFTNSGIYVITADFYYQEILLGHKRATLTIEKATITGVQFSKKEVSYTGTAHQLLLEGDLPQGVKATYQNNKHIDAGKYKASVKLEGDNYITSTRTNLLIIRPADLTRLVSLKNQSFKYDGQPKSLNIEGHIPQGLRITYLNNTHTDIGHYMVTATLEGSSNYTPMPHTMTAILSISHEGETLPNLDNVIFEDKSVIYNGNSHKLEAYNIPNEVNVEYDRNYYDNAGEYSIKASFYYKSILIGTKTAKLTIEKAKLTNITFSKLTVDYTGKPQKILIKGKLPKGVTATYENNIHTEAGIYKASVTLEGDNYITSKRTANLTIKPLDIHKFISFPNQAFVYDGQPKTLTLTGNLPHPLKVTYENNTHTEIGKYQVKATIEGSSNYAPMPYVITATLVIRSDDEAADIVELSINEQVFKNPTSKITYILPCGEKYARIEFNELSAGAFITNNIKEEYLLHYSGTFTIPVTVKSESQTLTREYTIELIRPVPFEKVAIMKPDNSFVINMNSATNGGFNFTSFNWYRDDMLVSTNNYYIAGAHSDINNNNQVQHHLILTTDKGEKVYTCKQIIEINNTNKVKLFPNPVDQNKIVNIVFDMERTSFSPARLEIYSILGNKVLEAELPNRENSIHLLPHLQSGKYIAVILINNEKKIINFIIK; encoded by the coding sequence ATGCCTTATACCCTTTCAGCGACTTTATCCATTACACAAAAAGAGGAAGAATTACCATCACTTGATAAAGTATTATTTGAACATAAAACAGAAACCTATACAGGAGAGGTTATTTCAATAGAAGCAACAAACCTACCTAATAACGTAAAAGTCTTTTATGATAAGAACCAGTATACTGATGCTGGTGTTTACCAAGTCATAGCGTCATTCTATTTCAAGGACATCCTACTAGGAACTAAATCAGCTACACTAACTATCGAGAAAGCACGTATCACTAGAGTCAAGTTTAGTAAGAAGGAAGTAACCTACAATGGCAAGGAGCATGAACTACTACTAGAAGGAGAACTGCCTTTAGGTGTAACGGTTACCTATAAAAACAACAGAGCTACTAACGCAGGTACGTATAAAGCATCTGTAAAATTAGAAGGAGATAACTATATCACAAGTACCAGATCAAACGAACTAATCATATTACCTGCTGATATCACCAAACTTGTCGAGCTAAAAAGTAAGTCGTTTATATATGATGGTAAGCCAAAGTCACTAGCCGTTACAGGCGAAGTACCTCAAGAACTAACGCTTACTTATACTAATAATACACATACAGCAATAGGGAATCACACAGTAACAGCAACACTTAGTGGTAGTTCAAATTATACTCCAATACCTTATACCCTGTCTGCGACTTTATCCATTACTAAAAAGCAAGAAGAACTACCTTCTTTAGACAAAGTAATCTTTGAACATAAAACTGAAACCTATACAGGAGACATCATCTCAATTGACGCAACAAATTTGCCTAATAACGTAAGAGTAACTTATGATAAAAACCAATATACTGATGCTGGTGTTTACCAAGTAATAGCGTCATTCTATTTCAAGGAAATTTTACTAGGAACTAAGTCAGCTACACTAACTATCGAGAAAGCACGTATCACTGGAGTCAAGTTTAGTAAGAAAGAAGTAACCTATGATGGCGAAGAGCATGAACTACTACTAGAAGGAGAACTGCCTCTAGGCGTAACAGCAGTTTATAAAAACAACAGAGCTACTAACGCAGGTACTTATAAAGCTTCTGTAAAATTAGAGGGAGACAACTATATCACAAGTACCAGGTCAAATGAGCTTATCATACTACCAGCTGATATCACAAAGCTTGTCGAGCTAAAAAGTGAGTCGTTTATATATGATGGTAAGCCAAAGTCACTAGCCGTTACAGGTGAAGTCCCTCAAGAACTAACACTTAATTATACTAATAATACGCATACAGCAATAGGAAACCATAAAGTAACAGCTACACTTAGTGGCAGTACTAACTATACACCGATGCCTTATACAATATCAGCAACTTTGTCCATTACTGAAGAACAGGAAGAGCTCCCTTCATTAGATAAAGTAATTTTTAAAGATATAATTGCTATTTACAGTGGTCAACCATACAAAATTATTGCTACAAACCTTCCTAAGGATGTAACTGTAAAGTACAGTGATAACTCCTTTACTAATTCAGGTATTTATGTCATCACTGCAGACTTCTATTATCAAGAGATTTTATTAGGACATAAAAGAGCAACGCTTACTATAGAGAAAGCCACCATCACAGGTGTACAGTTCAGTAAAAAAGAAGTTAGCTATACTGGTACAGCCCATCAGCTTTTATTAGAAGGAGATTTACCTCAAGGGGTAAAAGCAACCTATCAAAACAATAAACACATTGACGCAGGAAAATATAAAGCTTCTGTAAAACTAGAAGGAGACAATTATATCACGAGTACTCGTACAAATCTATTGATCATTAGACCAGCAGATCTTACTAGATTAGTGAGCTTAAAGAATCAATCGTTCAAATACGATGGACAGCCAAAATCTTTAAATATAGAAGGTCATATACCTCAAGGACTACGTATTACTTATCTAAACAATACGCATACAGACATTGGTCACTATATGGTTACAGCCACATTAGAGGGAAGTAGTAACTACACTCCTATGCCTCATACAATGACAGCGATATTGTCAATAAGCCACGAAGGCGAAACCCTACCAAACTTAGACAACGTTATTTTTGAAGATAAATCTGTTATTTACAATGGTAATTCTCATAAACTAGAAGCATACAATATTCCTAATGAAGTCAATGTAGAATATGACAGAAACTACTATGACAACGCAGGAGAATATAGTATAAAAGCTTCTTTCTATTATAAATCAATACTTATTGGTACCAAAACAGCCAAGTTAACAATAGAGAAAGCTAAACTAACCAATATCACATTTAGCAAACTTACAGTGGATTATACAGGTAAACCTCAGAAGATCTTAATCAAAGGAAAACTGCCTAAAGGCGTAACTGCCACTTACGAAAATAATATCCATACAGAAGCAGGGATTTATAAAGCTAGTGTTACACTAGAAGGCGATAATTATATCACTAGCAAACGTACAGCTAATCTTACCATCAAGCCACTTGATATACACAAATTCATTTCATTTCCTAACCAAGCTTTTGTATATGACGGACAACCTAAAACACTTACCTTGACAGGAAACTTACCCCATCCTCTAAAAGTGACTTATGAAAACAATACACATACAGAGATAGGGAAATATCAAGTAAAAGCTACCATTGAAGGAAGTAGTAATTATGCTCCAATGCCTTATGTAATAACAGCAACTTTGGTCATCAGAAGTGATGATGAAGCAGCCGATATAGTTGAACTATCTATTAATGAACAAGTATTTAAAAACCCAACTAGTAAGATAACATACATCTTGCCTTGTGGAGAAAAATATGCTCGAATAGAATTTAATGAATTAAGTGCAGGAGCTTTTATCACTAACAACATAAAAGAGGAATACTTATTACATTATTCAGGTACGTTTACAATTCCCGTAACAGTTAAATCTGAATCACAGACACTTACTAGAGAATACACAATAGAACTAATCAGACCTGTACCTTTCGAAAAAGTAGCGATAATGAAGCCAGATAATTCTTTTGTCATAAATATGAACTCAGCCACAAATGGAGGTTTTAACTTCACCTCATTTAATTGGTATAGAGATGATATGCTAGTGAGTACAAATAACTATTATATAGCAGGAGCGCACAGTGATATCAATAACAATAATCAAGTCCAACATCACTTAATACTGACAACGGATAAAGGAGAAAAAGTCTATACCTGTAAACAAATTATAGAGATCAATAATACAAACAAGGTCAAACTATTCCCAAATCCAGTAGATCAAAACAAAATAGTCAATATTGTTTTTGATATGGAAAGAACCTCTTTTAGTCCTGCTAGGCTAGAAATATATTCTATTCTAGGAAACAAAGTATTAGAGGCTGAACTACCCAACCGAGAGAACAGTATTCACCTCCTACCTCATTTACAAAGTGGTAAATACATCGCAGTTATTCTAATCAATAACGAAAAGAAAATTATCAACTTCATCATCAAATAA
- the folE gene encoding GTP cyclohydrolase I FolE has translation MNTDEKFHDEMGDNHIASSDATPLRSDAFDRTDDEKIELIKKDVENILNTLGLDLTDDSLKGTPNRVAKMFVKEMFGGLNPAKKPSASTFDNKYKYNEMLVEKNIVVYSTCEHHLLPIVGRAHVAYISNGTVVGLSKMNRIVDFYAKRPQVQERLTIQIVNELKRVLNTEDVACIIDAKHLCVNSRGIRDIESSTVTAEFGGKFQDENVRKEFLNYIQLETKF, from the coding sequence ATGAATACAGACGAAAAGTTTCACGACGAAATGGGAGACAACCACATCGCATCTAGTGATGCAACTCCACTTAGAAGTGATGCATTTGACCGCACAGATGACGAAAAAATAGAATTGATAAAAAAAGATGTAGAAAACATTCTTAACACTTTAGGATTAGACTTGACAGATGACAGTCTTAAGGGTACACCTAACCGTGTAGCTAAAATGTTTGTAAAAGAGATGTTTGGGGGATTAAATCCTGCTAAAAAGCCAAGTGCTTCTACATTTGACAATAAATATAAATACAACGAGATGTTGGTAGAAAAGAACATTGTAGTTTATTCTACTTGTGAACATCACTTACTACCTATCGTTGGGCGTGCTCACGTAGCGTATATATCTAATGGTACTGTAGTAGGTCTTTCTAAGATGAACCGTATCGTTGATTTTTATGCAAAGAGACCTCAGGTACAAGAGCGTTTAACTATTCAAATTGTAAATGAATTAAAACGTGTATTAAACACAGAAGATGTGGCATGTATCATCGATGCAAAACACTTATGTGTAAACTCAAGAGGAATCCGCGATATCGAAAGTAGTACTGTAACTGCTGAGTTCGGAGGAAAATTCCAAGATGAGAACGTTCGTAAAGAGTTCTTAAACTATATCCAATTAGAGACTAAGTTCTAA
- a CDS encoding DUF6266 family protein: MAEIKEGILGAVVGKVGTVVGVLWRGRNILRAKPLKSSKKATEAQLKQWDKMSLVSTFASKFKDFVNAHCPAVYNGEKWITGKEQMISRLMKQGITMHEGEQYVQIDKVLLSIGTLAPAVIKKISTLKTGKLKVQWDNHLINPLTLDTDVLTIMAYHEELDKFTTISTIGQRKDRYTHFALPKDWQEGKVYLWSMWKAQDGSVHSTSCFHGILEAENGEQITENREQKTGNEGTENENKGTGNRGTSNKGTENEETENRETDNVETGNEGILVPATDSVTESSLPISLMEEEPITKKELPPGLIRQVRKKIIKEIKSREYSTRDNKHEGIINGARSVLEALKAEEEQRE, translated from the coding sequence ATGGCAGAAATCAAAGAAGGAATATTAGGTGCTGTAGTAGGAAAGGTAGGAACCGTAGTGGGCGTACTCTGGAGAGGTAGAAATATACTCCGTGCTAAGCCCCTAAAGTCAAGTAAAAAAGCGACAGAGGCTCAGTTAAAGCAATGGGATAAGATGAGTCTTGTATCTACCTTTGCTAGTAAATTCAAGGATTTTGTCAATGCGCATTGCCCTGCAGTGTACAATGGGGAGAAATGGATTACAGGAAAAGAACAAATGATTTCTAGGCTGATGAAACAAGGCATCACAATGCATGAAGGAGAGCAATATGTACAAATAGACAAGGTACTACTCTCTATCGGAACCCTGGCTCCTGCTGTGATAAAGAAAATAAGCACCCTCAAAACAGGTAAGCTAAAAGTACAATGGGATAATCATCTAATCAATCCCTTGACACTAGATACAGACGTACTGACGATCATGGCGTACCACGAAGAATTAGATAAATTCACGACCATCTCTACTATCGGACAACGCAAAGATAGATATACTCACTTTGCTCTACCAAAAGACTGGCAAGAGGGGAAAGTCTATCTGTGGAGTATGTGGAAAGCACAAGACGGTAGTGTACATAGCACAAGTTGTTTTCACGGGATCTTAGAAGCAGAAAATGGGGAACAGATAACCGAAAACAGAGAGCAGAAAACAGGAAATGAGGGAACGGAGAATGAGAATAAGGGAACTGGGAACCGTGGAACAAGTAACAAGGGAACGGAGAATGAGGAAACTGAGAACAGAGAAACAGATAACGTGGAAACTGGAAATGAGGGAATACTTGTGCCTGCAACGGATAGTGTAACTGAATCATCACTTCCTATCTCTCTTATGGAAGAAGAGCCCATAACTAAAAAAGAACTACCACCTGGACTCATTCGTCAAGTCAGAAAGAAAATCATAAAAGAAATAAAGTCAAGAGAGTATTCTACTAGAGATAATAAGCATGAAGGGATTATTAATGGAGCACGGTCTGTCTTAGAAGCACTGAAGGCTGAGGAGGAACAGAGAGAGTGA
- a CDS encoding DUF4177 domain-containing protein: protein MKRFEYKTIEVVTSGFFAKMEMKETDDTLNDLGSQGWELVSTAPCIMGSATQRIYYTFKREI, encoded by the coding sequence ATGAAACGATTTGAATATAAAACAATTGAAGTAGTGACTAGTGGATTCTTTGCAAAAATGGAAATGAAGGAGACTGATGATACACTAAATGATCTAGGAAGTCAAGGATGGGAGCTAGTGTCTACAGCCCCTTGTATTATGGGGAGTGCAACACAAAGGATCTATTATACTTTCAAGAGAGAAATATAA
- the lgt gene encoding prolipoprotein diacylglyceryl transferase — MIHSLHMIWNPSEGLDLGFIKLRYYSLMFVIAFGLGWFLMKKIYDREGLSVEKLDKLFIYTVLATLIGARLGHVFFYDWDYYKDHLFEIISPVRFTPKFEIVGFSGLASHGAAIAIITVMYFYSKKIIQKPVLWILDRVIIPVAIGGVFVRLGNFFNSEIIGHETTNALGIRFLRDKFSPREAMEITGIPDYNQAYDAIAHNPQFAEALNLVVAKHPTQLYEAFGYILVFIIVYYMYWKTDARKKLGYIFGVFLVLLWMVRFIVEYMKESQGGFEDQLGNILSTGQWLSIPFIIVGIYLWVTAKNRVYES; from the coding sequence ATGATACATTCATTACATATGATTTGGAACCCGTCAGAAGGGTTAGATTTAGGATTTATTAAACTGAGATATTACAGTCTTATGTTTGTAATCGCATTTGGTTTAGGATGGTTCTTAATGAAAAAGATATATGATCGCGAAGGACTAAGTGTTGAGAAACTAGACAAATTATTTATCTATACTGTATTAGCAACTTTAATAGGAGCTCGTCTAGGACATGTATTCTTCTACGATTGGGATTATTATAAAGATCACTTATTTGAGATTATATCACCAGTTCGTTTCACACCTAAGTTTGAAATCGTTGGTTTTAGTGGATTAGCAAGTCATGGTGCTGCTATTGCTATTATCACTGTTATGTATTTTTACAGTAAAAAGATTATTCAAAAACCTGTACTTTGGATACTAGATAGAGTAATCATCCCTGTGGCAATAGGGGGAGTTTTTGTTCGTTTAGGGAACTTCTTTAACTCAGAAATTATAGGACACGAAACTACGAATGCTTTAGGTATTCGATTTTTAAGAGATAAATTCTCTCCTAGAGAAGCAATGGAGATTACAGGAATTCCTGATTATAACCAAGCTTATGACGCGATAGCTCATAATCCACAGTTTGCAGAAGCTTTAAACCTAGTGGTAGCTAAACACCCTACTCAACTTTATGAGGCATTTGGATATATACTTGTGTTCATTATTGTTTACTATATGTATTGGAAGACAGATGCACGCAAAAAGTTAGGCTATATCTTTGGAGTATTCTTAGTACTACTGTGGATGGTAAGATTTATAGTAGAATATATGAAAGAAAGTCAAGGAGGTTTTGAAGATCAACTAGGCAATATTTTATCAACTGGACAATGGTTAAGTATTCCATTTATCATCGTAGGTATTTACTTATGGGTTACTGCCAAGAATAGAGTATACGAATCATAA
- a CDS encoding SMI1/KNR4 family protein, giving the protein MNWEDKLNKLGGIGILSTFIKPNDHALDIAQYIKNNNLQLPKAYLTFSTRYGYGIFNNDSVVKSTDRIPVGYSDNTIPISFIYGWGSDDESLQNTRKALLDQIDKHYFVFAEGNPGDYILINMSNGSIYYYAHDDLPSSSLYLIANSFEDFIDRLQLNTNTMHDEDEDDDLEEEWFADDF; this is encoded by the coding sequence ATGAACTGGGAGGATAAACTAAACAAATTGGGAGGGATAGGAATACTATCCACTTTTATAAAACCGAATGATCATGCTTTGGATATAGCACAGTATATTAAAAATAATAATTTACAGTTACCTAAAGCATATCTTACATTCTCCACTCGTTATGGTTATGGTATATTTAACAATGATAGCGTTGTCAAAAGTACTGATAGAATCCCTGTAGGCTATAGCGATAATACAATCCCTATATCTTTCATTTATGGTTGGGGATCAGATGACGAATCTCTACAAAACACAAGAAAAGCATTATTAGATCAGATTGACAAACATTATTTTGTGTTTGCTGAAGGAAACCCTGGAGATTATATCTTAATCAATATGTCCAATGGAAGTATTTATTATTATGCTCATGATGATTTGCCTTCTAGTAGTTTATATCTGATAGCGAATAGTTTTGAAGACTTTATAGATAGACTTCAACTCAATACGAATACAATGCATGATGAGGATGAAGATGATGATCTAGAAGAAGAGTGGTTTGCTGATGATTTTTAA
- a CDS encoding class I SAM-dependent methyltransferase, translating to MDKNYTTQDRGNKKDYQQYLEAMDMIAIEKVASASVFFEAKEGNVLVDVGMASGTSTAILAQLFPKLQIIGIDINPKMVQFAEEAYNLPNLSFQEDDGEKLLTFEKNTISGFFNCSAIHHITSYNDYDNNRAYNTLRRQVELLKDKGVLVIRDFVKVEQQEVILELSTLTKETTPSDAELFVQFSQTARSLAKEKGFPIEEIEPLKPNTRRFHAFYTDVVEFIRRKDYYANWDIELQEEYGYYTQQEFETIFKKLGLRIIISTPIYNQWIINNRYKDQFTIYNLAGEEIGFPPTNYLIAGEKVSGGKQLQLTRHLPKNNTPFLTLSTFKNINTNRLYDIVKRPNKVIDIIPYRNSDSGLKVIAKHGYPRPLANVKTDSSILDNKQYSGYIPEGLAIAETDNIKTEIENRFNIKPEEYETTYTSLNYYTSPGGINEKVTSILIELHSPVSLNTPLNEGYSGFKDSGYLHEYDAVQLLNTAQTGALVEARLEVNIYNLFLKLNIPLPKWLGQKTTIQNVEKIQATDLEKLLQLNTKEYIHNDSQAGFLKTHRASFEATGIDKDSAILEYVSPTQYSTNTVVTLPVFKNNGTLYVGLETRSLPVPQIFTNNSTIITVPAFRLSKEVRNYYDLEQYLNTLKFGNSNVIGYSKLGEKYFPSIGITPEQVYPYIIHLDQPTDTLHWIKINDLMNNLDKIVDAHLLIALCRLYHSQQ from the coding sequence ATGGACAAGAACTATACGACTCAGGATAGAGGAAATAAAAAAGACTACCAGCAATATTTAGAAGCAATGGACATGATAGCTATCGAGAAGGTGGCTTCTGCAAGTGTGTTCTTTGAGGCAAAAGAGGGAAATGTACTAGTAGATGTAGGAATGGCCTCAGGAACGAGTACAGCTATATTAGCTCAACTATTTCCTAAACTACAAATAATAGGTATTGATATCAATCCTAAAATGGTTCAATTCGCTGAAGAAGCGTATAACCTTCCAAATCTCTCATTCCAAGAAGATGATGGCGAAAAACTATTGACTTTTGAAAAGAATACAATTAGTGGATTCTTTAATTGTTCAGCGATTCACCATATTACTTCATATAACGACTATGACAATAACAGAGCATATAATACACTTCGCAGACAAGTAGAGTTGTTGAAAGATAAAGGAGTGCTAGTTATTCGTGATTTTGTCAAAGTAGAACAACAAGAGGTTATACTAGAGCTATCTACTCTAACTAAAGAGACCACCCCTAGTGATGCAGAGTTGTTCGTTCAATTTTCTCAAACAGCTAGATCATTAGCAAAAGAAAAAGGTTTTCCGATTGAAGAAATAGAACCACTAAAACCTAATACAAGGCGATTTCATGCATTTTATACTGATGTAGTAGAGTTTATTCGTCGCAAAGATTATTATGCGAATTGGGACATTGAATTACAAGAAGAGTATGGATATTATACACAACAAGAATTTGAAACAATCTTTAAGAAACTAGGATTGCGAATCATTATATCTACTCCTATCTACAATCAATGGATCATTAATAATCGCTATAAAGACCAATTTACAATCTATAACTTAGCAGGAGAAGAAATAGGCTTTCCTCCTACGAACTATTTGATTGCAGGAGAAAAAGTATCTGGTGGAAAACAATTGCAACTAACTAGACATTTACCAAAAAACAATACACCATTCTTAACCTTATCTACCTTTAAAAATATAAACACAAATAGGTTATATGATATTGTAAAACGACCAAATAAAGTAATAGATATTATCCCTTATAGAAATAGTGATAGTGGCTTAAAGGTAATCGCTAAACATGGATATCCTCGTCCATTAGCTAATGTCAAAACAGATAGTTCTATCTTAGATAATAAACAATATAGCGGCTATATACCTGAAGGGCTTGCAATAGCTGAAACAGACAATATAAAAACAGAAATAGAGAACAGATTTAATATTAAACCTGAGGAATATGAAACTACTTATACTTCCCTAAATTACTATACATCCCCAGGTGGTATCAATGAAAAGGTAACTTCTATACTCATAGAGCTACACTCACCTGTTTCATTAAATACTCCATTAAATGAAGGGTATTCAGGTTTTAAAGATTCAGGTTATTTACATGAATACGATGCTGTACAACTCCTTAACACTGCTCAGACAGGTGCATTAGTAGAAGCTAGATTAGAAGTGAATATCTATAATCTATTTTTAAAGTTAAACATACCATTACCTAAATGGTTAGGACAAAAAACAACTATACAAAATGTAGAGAAGATTCAGGCAACTGATTTAGAAAAACTATTACAGTTAAATACAAAAGAATACATCCATAATGATAGTCAAGCTGGTTTCTTAAAGACACACAGAGCTTCTTTTGAAGCAACAGGTATTGATAAAGACTCTGCGATACTAGAATATGTATCCCCTACTCAATATAGTACTAATACGGTAGTAACTCTTCCTGTATTTAAAAACAATGGTACCCTCTATGTAGGTCTAGAAACTAGAAGTCTTCCTGTACCCCAAATATTCACTAACAATAGTACGATTATAACGGTACCAGCATTTCGACTATCTAAAGAGGTAAGAAACTACTATGACTTAGAACAATATCTGAATACCCTGAAGTTTGGCAATAGCAATGTAATTGGATACTCTAAATTAGGAGAAAAGTACTTTCCTAGTATAGGAATTACGCCCGAACAAGTATATCCGTATATTATCCATCTAGATCAGCCTACTGATACACTACATTGGATAAAAATAAATGACCTAATGAATAATCTAGACAAAATAGTTGATGCTCATCTCTTAATAGCATTATGTCGATTATATCATAGTCAACAATAA
- the cysS gene encoding cysteine--tRNA ligase: MPLYQEQQLKMYNSITGEKEVFKPIHEGKVGMYVCGPTVYNYVHLGNCRTFISFDLVYRYLKHLGYAVRYVRNITDVGHMVDDVDEGEDKIAKRARIEQIEPMEIVQKYTLNFHNILKQFNNLPPSIEPTATGHIIEQIEIIQAIINNGFAYEVNGSVYFDVEKYNQSHNYGILSGRKIEDMMSNTRDLDGQSDKRNPLDFALWKNAEPQHIMRWPSPWGDGFPGWHLECTAMSTKYLGKHFDIHGGGMDLKFPHHECEIAQNEASTGNSPVNYWMHANMLTLNGKKMAKSTGNNILPDELFSGENNILSKGFAPAVARFFILQAHYRSILDFSDDAILASERGYQRLMEAIKSLKDLKTSSNSSVDITKWRQSCYDAMNDDFNSPILIANLFEAVKFINLIKDNKETISATDLDTLIHSMNAFVFDVLGLENTETASANNEKLEGVVNMLIGMRNEARANKDFAMSDHIRDELAKIGIQLKDGKEGTSFSL; encoded by the coding sequence ATGCCTTTATATCAAGAACAGCAATTAAAAATGTACAACTCCATCACTGGAGAGAAAGAAGTTTTCAAACCTATCCATGAGGGTAAAGTGGGTATGTATGTATGTGGACCAACAGTCTACAACTATGTACACCTTGGGAACTGTCGTACTTTTATATCTTTTGACTTGGTATATCGTTATTTAAAACACTTAGGGTATGCTGTGCGTTACGTTCGTAATATTACTGACGTAGGACATATGGTAGACGATGTAGATGAAGGAGAAGATAAAATCGCTAAAAGAGCGCGTATTGAGCAGATAGAACCAATGGAGATTGTTCAGAAATATACTTTGAACTTTCACAATATTCTAAAACAGTTCAATAACCTACCTCCTAGCATTGAACCAACGGCTACTGGGCATATCATCGAGCAAATAGAAATCATACAAGCGATCATCAACAATGGTTTTGCTTATGAAGTAAATGGATCTGTGTACTTCGATGTAGAGAAATACAATCAGTCTCATAACTATGGAATATTAAGTGGTCGTAAGATAGAAGATATGATGTCTAATACAAGAGATTTAGATGGACAATCTGACAAGCGCAATCCATTAGACTTTGCACTTTGGAAAAATGCAGAGCCTCAGCATATCATGAGATGGCCTTCACCATGGGGAGATGGATTCCCTGGATGGCATCTAGAGTGTACTGCTATGAGTACAAAATACTTAGGTAAACACTTCGATATACACGGAGGTGGAATGGATTTAAAATTCCCTCACCATGAGTGTGAGATTGCACAGAATGAAGCTTCTACAGGTAACTCACCTGTAAACTACTGGATGCATGCTAATATGCTTACTCTAAACGGTAAGAAAATGGCTAAATCTACAGGAAATAATATTCTTCCTGATGAATTATTCTCTGGCGAGAACAATATCCTTAGCAAAGGATTTGCTCCTGCTGTAGCAAGGTTCTTTATCTTACAAGCGCACTATAGAAGTATCTTAGACTTCTCTGATGATGCTATCTTAGCGTCTGAAAGAGGATATCAAAGATTAATGGAAGCTATCAAATCTCTAAAAGATTTGAAAACTTCTAGCAACTCTTCTGTTGATATTACAAAATGGAGACAATCGTGCTATGATGCAATGAATGATGACTTTAACAGTCCGATTTTAATTGCAAACTTATTTGAAGCAGTTAAATTCATTAACCTGATTAAGGACAATAAAGAAACTATTTCGGCTACAGACTTAGACACTTTAATTCACAGTATGAACGCATTTGTATTTGATGTATTAGGTTTAGAAAACACTGAAACAGCAAGTGCTAATAACGAAAAACTAGAAGGTGTAGTCAATATGCTTATCGGAATGCGTAATGAGGCTAGAGCAAATAAAGATTTCGCAATGTCTGACCACATTCGAGATGAACTAGCTAAAATCGGTATTCAACTAAAAGATGGTAAAGAAGGTACTTCCTTCTCTCTATAA